The Bacteroidia bacterium genomic interval ACTGAGAAAGCTCAACTTCACTCAAGTGAACCCATACACAATGGCTTTTACAAAAGCTCATTCGATAAAATCCAATCCCATAATAAGTGTGCTGGCCCTGCAGAGCCCATCGGGAGCTGGGGCGGCTTGTGCGGCTGGCTTTGGGCGCTGCGATTTTTGCCCCTTTTTCTAAAAAAGGGGAAAGAAATCTCCTACCAAACCTCCTATAAAAAAAGTAGCAAAACCCTCAGGAAAGCTGCTCCAACCACTGCTTCCTCAAAAAATACTTCCCAAGAATATCAAACTCCAGATTCACCGGATCACCAATCTTCAACTGATTGAAGCTGGTATGTTCATAGGTATAGGGAATAATAGTAATGGTAAAATAATCTTTACCTGCTTCAATAAGCGTAAGACTCGTCCCATTTACACAAATAGAACCTTTCTCCACCAATAAATGCGCAAACTCTTCCGGATAGCTAAACCTAAATAACCAGGAACCGTCTCTATCTTCGATTGCCTCTACTCTACCAACCGTATCCACATGTCCCTGTACAAAATGCCCATCGAGGCGATCGCCTACTTTGAGGCACATTTCCAGATTTACTTTATCTCCGGCTTTCCAGGAATCCACACTTGTCTTTTTCAAAGTCTCCTCAACAGCTACAACTTTATACTGGCTTCCCTCTTCATTGGAAAGAAGAATATCAGCAACAGTCAAACACACGCCTTCATGAGCAATGCTCTGATCTATCTTGATTGGCTCATCGAAAGGAGCAAATACCTCTATGACCTTGCCGCTGCCTTCTGATTTGACTGAGTAAACTTCTCCGATATGGGTTACGATTCCTGTAAACATGATAATTAGTTAAAACATGTAGGGACAGATCATAATCTGTCCCTACAAATTTACTTTATCTAATAGACTTTGTTTTGATTAAAGCCAAGTTTATGCAACCTGAGCTACTCTTTCCTTATTTTTCTTAGCCGGCTTTAATATTCCTTTCTTCTCATAGTACCTTCTCGCAAACGCAAGACCTATAAAAGTGAGGATGGTAGGCAATATCCAGGGAAGTATTTGCCAGTAGCCCGTCAGGATTCCGTCCAGGTATTGTCGTCCTCCGAAAGCAAGAAAAGCGGTATAAGCAGCAGTCCCCGTGGTAACCATGCCCACATAGTGCTCTTTGAACCAGGACTTGCCGGCCATTTGATTCTTATAGTCTCTGATCAGTTGAGGGATGGAAGCTATGCCCAACATCCCGAAGAACATCATCAAAATAGATGCGCCATTCTGAAGATTGAACAAGGCATAGGTAATCATCATGATGCTAAAAAGGATAATCGCGATATTGATCGTATAGTGGATTTGCTTGAAGCGCGTACTGACTCCTTTTTTATTCTTCAGGATCGCGACTCCATACCAGAGGGGATTGCCTGTAATAAAAGTCAGGAAGCCAAGGAATATAGCCATATTGTATTCCTCGATAATTAAATTTTTGATACTCAGTATCCCAGCCGTGATCACAACGAACCACATACAGTAGACATAGAGATTTCCAATTTTGCGATGTGTTTTTCCTCCCTTTCTGGTAAATACTGGTAGCCAAAAGAGGATCAAACTGATGAAGCCTGCGATGACATGTGAAAGGGTGGTGATTTTAGTAAACGATTCCATATAATTGCTTTTTCTCTTGCTTTACTCAAATGTAGGATAGGAGTTTCAGCATTGAAAGAAGCAGTGACGGCTGACAAGGCAATAATGACGAAAAACAAGCTTTAGGGATGAATGACAAGCTTTTGGGATAAACGGTTTTTGAGTTCCTTTATCTTATTTCGGGAAACTGGAACCTCCAAATCTTCATCGACTTTCAAACTCAGGGTCAATCCCTGGGCATTTCCCTTCACTTTTGAAATCTGTCCCAGGTTTACAATAAAGGAGCGGTGACTTCTGTAGAAATGATCATCCGGCAATTCTTTATCCAGCTGAGACAAGGTAGTTCGAAGGATTTCCTTTTCGATCTCACTTTCCCCTACATAATAAACCAGCACATAATTTTGCATCGCCTCCAAATAAAGAAGTTTGTCCAGTTCCACTTCAAAGGACTGTTTCTTATTGGCAGAAGAAAGCCTAAGTTTCTCAGCCGGATGATTTTCTATAAGAGGCAATTGAATCTCACTTGCGTGTTGGTTGTTTTTCTTTACAAAACGCAATTGATTGACCAGCCCACTAAAGATGATTGGGAATATTCCAATCGCGAAGGTAGAGATAAAGGAGAACAGCAGGTTTCCCACATGAAAAGGACCCGATGGATATCTATATAATAAGTACGCATGATTGGCCAGTGCAATAAAGGATATCAGGATAGTCGTGGTCAATATCCATTTGCCCAGGGTCCAGCTCGGCAAGTCTTTGCGGATTTTCAACACAAAGCGGATAAAGATTTCGAATAGCAAACTTACGGCAAAGGTGATCAGCCCAAAGCCCAGACAAAGCATGAGCGTATCATCCTGAACCTGCCCTATCCCAAAGGGTCGGAAAAAGTAGAGAAATAGAAAAATGAAAGCACCAACACCTAAAGCTTCCCAGAAAAAAGCTTTCAAATTAGCTGAATCCGGATATGCTTCATTGAGTTTCCGTAAAATAGATTTCACACGCGTTTCTATTGGACCTATCTAAATAAAGAGACCCAGCCTTTTTCTTCACGTGGAGTATTTCCATTGATGCCGAGTTCTTCATAGCGAATATAATAGTAATAAACGCCTTCTACAGCTTCTTTGGAAGTTCCATCCACCTCACCCCTCCATAAGGTATTGATATCTGTTAGAGTTGTATGCATGAGGCGGCCCCAACGATCAAAGACCTGGAACTCTTTTAGAATGACGTCCCGATGGAAGCGAGGTTTAAAAATATCATTGATTCCGTCCAGATTTGGAGTAAATACATTGGCCATTTCTAATAAAGGACAGAAATCAATACAGGCAACTGTTGAAATCGGGCTTTCATTACCCAGGGTATCAACTGCTGTTACTACATAGCAACCAGCCAAATCCTCACGATTGCTGCTAAAGTCATAGGTAATGGTAATCTCTTCTCCAAAGCTGTTGAAGGCGATGCTTTCCACCCAACGGAAAGGCCCTAATTCACTTGGGCCAAAGAGAATTCTGATAGAATCCGTATCTGAAGCACAATCCAACATAGATTTCGTTACGGTAACTTTATGTTCCAAATCCTCACAGGCTCCTTCAACCAACACACTCGGTGGGCAAGGAGGTTCTTCATCCTGTGCAAAGGCACATTCTTTCTGGGAATCATTGAGCAATAAAGGTTTGACATTGGCTACATTATGGCTACCTATAGATCGTATGAAATAACAATACTCCTGATTCGGATTTAAACCCGTATCCATATAGGTATGCAAAGTAGCTCCTGTGCCGTTGACTGTGGCAATAGGAATATAAGTTCCATTTATTCCATTATCAGATCGATGTACCTCATAGGAAGTATTAGACCAGGGCACAAATTCTGTCCAGTTCAATTCTATCTGTCCATTCCCACCTGTCGTTACCAGATAAATACTGGATCCCTGGTTTTCTCCCAAACTGGTATTTATCAGGAGACCAAGCGAATCAAAAATTTCAACCCGATAACTATACGCCCTGATTTCTGTATCCAGTCCTGTATCGGTATAAGTGGTATCATCATAATTCAGATCCACAATATCGATGGCTGGAAAGGCATTATTATTTGCCCGGTACAAGCGATAGGTGAAGGGTCCGGGGAAGAAAGGATCAATTGAAGGCTGAGACCAGGAAACAAAAATTTCGCCATTGACAGGATCAGTTACGGAAACACTGTCATTGGTTAGGTATAAGATATCATTCTCAATTTCCACACATGCCGGTCCATCCGCACAACTCTCCATTACAGGTAGGCCCGGATTATTCTGATCATCATAAAGGGCAGTAACTACATAGCAAATCTCTTTTCCAAAGATGCCATCGATACTAGTCAAAGAATCCCGTAAGTTGAGGTTATTCGGGCCTACATTAAATTGCAGCAATTCGTATCCCTGATCAGCGGGGCTCATGGTACAACAAACCGTGTCCTGCATAAAATCGCTGCCTTCTATCTTACGATAGACATTATAGCCCACGACCATGTCTACACAAATCGGAGGATCCCAGGCCACATCTACTACTCTGGAACCTTTGGTTACCCGTAGATTCAGGGGCGGGGGAGGAATCACTTTGATAGTTACGACTTTATTGGCAGTAAGGGTGGTAATTCCCGGGCGCGTAGTCAGCGCGTAATTCTCATTATCTGAAGCAAAGAAGTCTATCTGGTAAAACTGCTTTCTGATATTTTCACAAGCCGTATTCCAGACGACCTCCCCTCTAATCGTATCCGGGTCTGCAGGGCTCCCATTGACCACTCCATTATTTAAGGTAGCTTCCGGTAGATTGGTGAAGTTTCGCAAAGGTCCCACTACTCCATCAATCACCCGGCCTTGTATAGTTGCAGGATTATTCACGGAAAAAGGACCATTATT includes:
- a CDS encoding riboflavin synthase; protein product: MFTGIVTHIGEVYSVKSEGSGKVIEVFAPFDEPIKIDQSIAHEGVCLTVADILLSNEEGSQYKVVAVEETLKKTSVDSWKAGDKVNLEMCLKVGDRLDGHFVQGHVDTVGRVEAIEDRDGSWLFRFSYPEEFAHLLVEKGSICVNGTSLTLIEAGKDYFTITIIPYTYEHTSFNQLKIGDPVNLEFDILGKYFLRKQWLEQLS
- a CDS encoding gliding motility-associated C-terminal domain-containing protein, giving the protein MPESKSFSLWVRLFSLCSLLLITGNDLWATHNLAGQITLEQNDPNNTNSYTITLTTYTDPSVANVDRCSADIEIWAVTGSPGRPGAPGNPTYVKIGSLDQIPRANGVIMTVPPQDCNIVSPRNGVEVKGPVKRNLYFTDFVFPGPGLYQLRYFDKNRRTGIANMDNSEQLAFYIETQLFITPPIIGNNNTPVLLNEPLDDACQGKIWTHNPGGFDPDGDSLVYYLRPSFQYDPPTINTPISVTNYRFPDNAEFGAGNTMVMDSVTGLITWDAPGRVDLYNFAYVVEEWRDGILLGYVIRDMAVFVQACDNNPPIIETINDTCVFAGETIAFDFKAWDPDEQDSLYLRLNNGVLGNNGPFSVNNPATIQGRVIDGVVGPLRNFTNLPEATLNNGVVNGSPADPDTIRGEVVWNTACENIRKQFYQIDFFASDNENYALTTRPGITTLTANKVVTIKVIPPPPLNLRVTKGSRVVDVAWDPPICVDMVVGYNVYRKIEGSDFMQDTVCCTMSPADQGYELLQFNVGPNNLNLRDSLTSIDGIFGKEICYVVTALYDDQNNPGLPVMESCADGPACVEIENDILYLTNDSVSVTDPVNGEIFVSWSQPSIDPFFPGPFTYRLYRANNNAFPAIDIVDLNYDDTTYTDTGLDTEIRAYSYRVEIFDSLGLLINTSLGENQGSSIYLVTTGGNGQIELNWTEFVPWSNTSYEVHRSDNGINGTYIPIATVNGTGATLHTYMDTGLNPNQEYCYFIRSIGSHNVANVKPLLLNDSQKECAFAQDEEPPCPPSVLVEGACEDLEHKVTVTKSMLDCASDTDSIRILFGPSELGPFRWVESIAFNSFGEEITITYDFSSNREDLAGCYVVTAVDTLGNESPISTVACIDFCPLLEMANVFTPNLDGINDIFKPRFHRDVILKEFQVFDRWGRLMHTTLTDINTLWRGEVDGTSKEAVEGVYYYYIRYEELGINGNTPREEKGWVSLFR
- a CDS encoding LytTR family DNA-binding domain-containing protein — its product is MKSILRKLNEAYPDSANLKAFFWEALGVGAFIFLFLYFFRPFGIGQVQDDTLMLCLGFGLITFAVSLLFEIFIRFVLKIRKDLPSWTLGKWILTTTILISFIALANHAYLLYRYPSGPFHVGNLLFSFISTFAIGIFPIIFSGLVNQLRFVKKNNQHASEIQLPLIENHPAEKLRLSSANKKQSFEVELDKLLYLEAMQNYVLVYYVGESEIEKEILRTTLSQLDKELPDDHFYRSHRSFIVNLGQISKVKGNAQGLTLSLKVDEDLEVPVSRNKIKELKNRLSQKLVIHP